TCTACAGGGAGGATTCTTCAATGTTTGTCTGTCAATATTTGATACCATAACAGGTTGTCAGGATTCATATTGCGAAATTATAGAAATTCAGGACACAAATATAGTTACCTGCAACTCTGATTTTAATTATTCAGCCATAGATACCACCGTAACTTTCACAAACAATTCAAGTGGTACGCTTACCGATTATTTCTGGGAATTTGGCGACGGTTCGGTTTCATATCTTGAAAATCCGGTTCATCACTATGACCATGGCGATTTTTATAATGTATGTTTAACTACCTATGATGCATTGAGTGGATGCCAATCAATTTCATGCCAAGTTGTTTATGTTGAAGATCCTATTGTGATTACTTGTAACTCTGACTTTGGATATTTCCCAGTAGATACTACGGTAAGTTTCAATAATCTTGCACAAGGCTATTTCACAAATTTCTATTGGAATTTTGGTGATGGTAACTTTTCAAATTCAGAAAATCCTGTTCATCATTACCAGAATGGAGGTTTCTTTGAAGCGTGTCTTACAATTTTCGACTCTATAAGTGGCTGTACTGACAATTATTGCGAAATGATTTTTGTTGAAGAATTGATTGTAGTTACCTGTAATTCCGACTTCATTTATTTCCCTATTGATACTACTGTATTTTTTGAGAATAATTCATTAGGAACCTATACGGATTTCTTCTGGTCTTTCGGTGATGGCTTCTATTCTTATGAAGAAGAACCGGTTCATCAATACGACCATGGAGATTATTATAATGTTTGTCTGACTATTTTCGATACAGTTAGTGGTTGCCAGGATATTTTCTGCGATATAATTTATGTTGAAGATCCGGTAGTGGTAGTTTGTAATGCCGATTTTGAATATTTTCCTGTCGATACAACAGTTTCATTTACAAGCATTTCTACTGGAACTTTCACAAATTTCAGTTGGAGTTTTGGTGATGGAACATATTCAACTTCAGAAAACCCAGTTCATCATTACGAAAATGGAGACTACTACGAGGTTTGTTTAACTGTTTACGATTTGTTGAGTGGATGCCAAAATACTTATTGTGAGGTAATTTATGTTGAAGATCCTGTTGTAGTAAGCTGTAATGCCGATTTCGAATATTTCCCAGATGATACTACGGTTGTTTTTGCGAACATTTCTTACGGAACTTACACAAATTACCACTGGAGCTTTGGCGATGGTTTTTATTCAAGCCAATTTAGCCCCGTTCACAACTACGACCACGGAGACTACTACGAAGTATGTCTTACAGTTTATGACACTGTTAGTGGATGTCAGGATATGTATTGTACAATTATTTATGTAGTGGACCCGGTTGTTGTTTCCTGTAATTCAAATTTTGAGCATTTTGCAATCGACACAAGTGTTACTTTTGCCAACCTTTCATTCGGTACTTTTACTAACTTCCTATGGAACTTTGGTGATGGAACTCAATCAACACTAGAAAATCCAGTTCATCAATACGAAAACGGTGGATTTTATAATGTTTGCCTTACAATATTCGATACAATAAGTGGATGTCAGGATATTTTCTGTAAAAATATTCTTGTCGAAGACCCAATTATTGTTAGTTGTAATGCCAATTTTGAGTTCTTCCCTGTCGATACAACTGTAAGTTTTTCAAATATTTCAACTGGCTCGTTTACCGATTTCCTTTGGAGTTTTGGCGATGGATATTTCTCTTACGAGGAAAATCCTGTTCATCACTATGAGGATGGAGATTATTATGTAGTAACACTCACAATTCTTGACTCAATAAGCGGTTGCCAGGATATTTATTCTACAAATATTATTGTTGAAGACCCTGTGATCGTAACTTGTAATGCCGATTTTGAGTTTTTCCCAGTAAATACGACTGTAACTTTCTCTAACGAATCCTTCGGTACTTATACTGATTTCTTCTGGGATTTTGGTGATGGACAATATTCAAATGTTGAAAATCCTGTAAATATTTATGCTACAGGCGGATTCTACGATGTTTGCTTAACAGTTTTCGATTCTGTTTCAGGTTGTCAGGATAACTATTGTCAGAATATTTTGGTAGAAGATCCGATAGTTGTTTCCTGTAATGCCGATTTCATTTTCTTCTCGGAAGATACCACAGTAACATTCCTTAACCTTTCTCTCGGAACATTCACTAATTTCTTCTGGGATTTCGACGATGGTCAGTTTTCAAGTCTTGAACATCCGGTTCATAATTTCTCTGATGCCGGATATTATTATGTATGTTTAACAGTTTACGATTCTGTTAGCCAATGCCAGAATACCTTCTGCCAGGATGTAGTGGTTGTCGATCCTGTTGTTATTATTTGTAATGCTGAATTTACTTATGTCCCCAATGATAAAACTATTTATTTCACTCAGGATGCTGTAGGTTCATATTCAGGAATTTTCTGGGATTTCGACGATGGTTATAACTCAAATCAGGAAAACCCTGTTCATATCTATGAAGAGGATGGATATTACGAAGTATGCTTGTGTGTATTGGATACAAGTACTGGATGCTTCGATACATATTGCGATATAATTACTGTAGGTGACCCAACCTCAAGTTGTAAAGCTGATTTTACCTATTTCCCTGACATAAATGATAGTTTAACAATTCATTTTGCCGATGAATCATTTGGAGATCCGGATTCCTGGTATTGGGATTTTGATGACAATTCGTTTGCAAATATTTCTCAAAATCCGGTTTATACTTTTGCAAATTCCGGTTATTTCAGAGTTAGTCTTACAATTCAGACAAGCTTCGATTGTTCGGAGTTTTTCCCTCCTTTGCCTCCAATAGTATGCGATTCGCTAAGTCAAATACTATTTGGTTGCCAAAAAACATATAGTAAAATAATTGCAGTAGGCGATGTAAGTAATAGTAGTTATGCTTTCTATACTTATTTTGCAGATTCAATTACCGCAACAGCTCATTTCAATAACGAATCGGAAGGAGAATTCGATGAAAATAGTTGGTTCTGGGAATTTGGAGATGGAATAACTTCATATCAGGAAAATCCTTCACATACATATGCCGATACAGGTTATTATGCAGTTTGTCTTACCACAACCACTATAAACGGTCTGGTAAAAACTTATTGTAATGAAGTCAGAATTGGTAACTCTATCGCAAATCCATGTCTGATTTCTTGTGTGTGGCCAGGAGATGCGAATAACGATTTAGAAGCAAATAACTACGATATTCTTAAAATTGGTCTGAATTATGGATTAGCAGGCCCCAACCGTGCTGAAATAAGTACATATTGGACAGGACATTTTGCTCAAAACTGGTCAACATATCAGCTAGATGGAACAAATAACAAACATGGCGATTGTAACGGAGACGGTGTGATTAATTTATTAGATATTGAAGCAATATATCAAAATTTTGCACACAGCCACTACCAGCAGCCTGATAAGAACGATGCTGTCTGGTTCATGAATATAGGTTGGGAAGACGATGGTAGTAAAACCAGCCGCCATAAAGGACGTGTCCGACTTCGTAGAGCTACTAAGGATTTAGGTAAACCCACATACGACAACAACCTTTACGGATTGGGTTACGAAATTGAATTGCTTGGCGCCGAAGGAATAATATGGAATTCCATAGAAGTTAGTTTCGATACCTGCTGGTTAGGTAACATTACTACAGATTTAATGTCATTCTTTACTATCGATTCTGCTCAACAAAAACTTTTCATAGGTTTGACCAAGTTCAACCAGCAAAATGCAAGTGGTGGAGAAAATGATACTACCGGTATTATGCAGTTTTCTATGGAATTTTTGGCAGGATACGATACCTCAAATGTTAGTTTCATTGTAACATCTGCCGGTGGAGTTCAAGCCGATGGTTCACATGTCGATATTGCAAGCGAGGCAAATATTGCAAGCTGGCAAATAATTCCTTTAGATCAAGGTTGGAGCATGTTCTCTACATTCCTCACCCCCAATGCACTAAATATTGGCGATCTTATGCAAGCAGTTTCTACAAACGTAATGCTGATAAAAGATGATCTTGGAATGGTATATTGGCCAAGCCAGGGCATTAATTTAATTGGTGATATAAATATTGGAAAAGGATATCAGGTGAATATGCTCAATGCCGATTCATTAACTATTGTTGGACCGGCAGTCGATCCATTAGAAACACCTGTACCAATACCTTCCGGATATAGTATGATTGGCTATTTGAGAATTGACGAAGCATCAATTATCGATGTTTTTAGTGATATTGCTCCAA
Above is a window of Bacteroidota bacterium DNA encoding:
- a CDS encoding PKD domain-containing protein; translation: WGSYSYSWNNSATTEDISDLITENYSVTVTDMGGCEALGSYFVDEPTNIELELISTTDILCFNQNTGEIDIEVTGGSPSYSFLWSNNATTEDLSDITADSYQLTVTDLNGCTETISATITSPDKIVVSGNEQNPTCNGNSDGSITLTITGGVTPYQFVWSNTATTQNIDNLDAGNYSVTITDDNNCTKIRNYNLSQPSIFTVFSNVQDVSCYGFADGSINVTILGGSQPYTFLWSNGATTEDADNLVTETYTLTITDANNCIKNVTKTVEQPDELIIALDGSDTICYASNNGFVNSLVSGGEPSYNYLWSNGASTQNINNLSGGTYIVSVSDDNSCETIDEFFILELPEITIAEQITNTTCFENNDGAIDISVAGGIGNHSYLWSNLETSEDIDNLYLGNYSIAVVDEFGCEENENFTVSGPEFLEITFVENSVSCFGYSDGSIDISVSGGTAPYSYTWDNSETSEDLNTIPQGTYSITVTDLNNCVATEQITLGEPIGFDLIVNKNDILCLGQNDGSIEVIPNGGDPPFSFIWSNNETDSFISNLAPGTYYLTIEDVFGCIVNENFEIFSPTMLQTTMYKTNVSVFGGNDGTATVVASGGVSPYSYAWSDAAGQTNQIAIDLIAGTYYVTVSDANLCEKINSVTITQPLCNADYSYSILGDSITMQNLASGSDLEFLWDFDDFSFSTEENPVHYYLQGGFFNVCLSIFDTITGCQDSYCEIIEIQDTNIVTCNSDFNYSAIDTTVTFTNNSSGTLTDYFWEFGDGSVSYLENPVHHYDHGDFYNVCLTTYDALSGCQSISCQVVYVEDPIVITCNSDFGYFPVDTTVSFNNLAQGYFTNFYWNFGDGNFSNSENPVHHYQNGGFFEACLTIFDSISGCTDNYCEMIFVEELIVVTCNSDFIYFPIDTTVFFENNSLGTYTDFFWSFGDGFYSYEEEPVHQYDHGDYYNVCLTIFDTVSGCQDIFCDIIYVEDPVVVVCNADFEYFPVDTTVSFTSISTGTFTNFSWSFGDGTYSTSENPVHHYENGDYYEVCLTVYDLLSGCQNTYCEVIYVEDPVVVSCNADFEYFPDDTTVVFANISYGTYTNYHWSFGDGFYSSQFSPVHNYDHGDYYEVCLTVYDTVSGCQDMYCTIIYVVDPVVVSCNSNFEHFAIDTSVTFANLSFGTFTNFLWNFGDGTQSTLENPVHQYENGGFYNVCLTIFDTISGCQDIFCKNILVEDPIIVSCNANFEFFPVDTTVSFSNISTGSFTDFLWSFGDGYFSYEENPVHHYEDGDYYVVTLTILDSISGCQDIYSTNIIVEDPVIVTCNADFEFFPVNTTVTFSNESFGTYTDFFWDFGDGQYSNVENPVNIYATGGFYDVCLTVFDSVSGCQDNYCQNILVEDPIVVSCNADFIFFSEDTTVTFLNLSLGTFTNFFWDFDDGQFSSLEHPVHNFSDAGYYYVCLTVYDSVSQCQNTFCQDVVVVDPVVIICNAEFTYVPNDKTIYFTQDAVGSYSGIFWDFDDGYNSNQENPVHIYEEDGYYEVCLCVLDTSTGCFDTYCDIITVGDPTSSCKADFTYFPDINDSLTIHFADESFGDPDSWYWDFDDNSFANISQNPVYTFANSGYFRVSLTIQTSFDCSEFFPPLPPIVCDSLSQILFGCQKTYSKIIAVGDVSNSSYAFYTYFADSITATAHFNNESEGEFDENSWFWEFGDGITSYQENPSHTYADTGYYAVCLTTTTINGLVKTYCNEVRIGNSIANPCLISCVWPGDANNDLEANNYDILKIGLNYGLAGPNRAEISTYWTGHFAQNWSTYQLDGTNNKHGDCNGDGVINLLDIEAIYQNFAHSHYQQPDKNDAVWFMNIGWEDDGSKTSRHKGRVRLRRATKDLGKPTYDNNLYGLGYEIELLGAEGIIWNSIEVSFDTCWLGNITTDLMSFFTIDSAQQKLFIGLTKFNQQNASGGENDTTGIMQFSMEFLAGYDTSNVSFIVTSAGGVQADGSHVDIASEANIASWQIIPLDQGWSMFSTFLTPNALNIGDLMQAVSTNVMLIKDDLGMVYWPSQGINLIGDINIGKGYQVNMLNADSLTIVGPAVDPLETPVPIPSGYSMIGYLRIDEASIIDVFSDIAPNTVIVKDDKGYVYWPYFGFNNIGNMEPGKGYSVKMGNADTLIFPANGQINKATVQIPQNQHYIDIHNTGVNMTLGLPKSSFEDIEPFVKIGDEIGIFNESDELVGASVYTGGYAAISIWGDDEYSDEIDGILDNEKFAIKVWNEQYEYTLTVENWIEGDEFYETNKISIAGKLGLLQDANQLAIILLQNVPNPFADKTQISFYIPEDTYLEINTYNVLGEKIEQIVGREYTKGLHTVVLDANDYAPGTYFYKLITPNFIGAKSMNVIK